One window of the Candidatus Jettenia sp. genome contains the following:
- a CDS encoding DUF748 domain-containing protein, which translates to MKAILKQRWEKILAGIFASILVFTLIGFFIIPVFIKSMLVKKLSSNIQRDVLVHRVRFNPYLLSLIVDNLVIKDKDGEIFASLDELSVNLQFSSVFQKVLIIKGFHIRQPYIRVVRNGETSFNFSDLITEKGNNATPIRFALHEIKVIDGKVDFWDEMKEVKHTLDNLNVIIPFLSNLPRHANSEVILNCSALLNDTPIFLTGKSRPFSDPQQAFLQIDIQKLYIPQYSSYLPFSTKVNILSGYMNVKTALSYSQKNGSVSSRELVFSQTSASLDSLTLKHKEEKEEFVVIPKFSVNNTRVDVTGREITIEEIFTENGSLLLKRFTNGTFNFQDIIPPVKQSEQPEQSKRPWLLTVREFLVKEFTIQGEDLMSSSPVLVTLDQVNLHGSSLTTKSGEKGLASLSLRWNKTGMVSAKGSIGIDPIIAKGKISAANVDISPLHSYVTEAVNLAIAKANVHADGDITFGYREESSPTMSYRGDISLSDFVSIEKLYKHTFLQWKIFSLLNARIKYNPTEIYIGEVFLDDFSVNLLVHSDGTPDFHVILAQETEKEESLREEHEKEIPHVYKEFIPPVTIDTINLQNGKIDFIDRYVNPAFKSKLEDIKATISGFSSEDMKPAHISLTGRLKGVYPLEITGKIDPFSEKKYADINVVLRGFDLPFLTPYVGRYIGYTIEKGKLYLNLGYTISGNELYGENRIILDRFTLGDKIDSQEAISLPIKSAINFLKDRKGEIRLDFPVKGNIDDPKFKLGKVILDGMVNLVKKIVTSPLALLGNIFGSGKKLAFLEFDYGSDRIGREDIKKLKDLITALYERPFLRLIKME; encoded by the coding sequence ATGAAAGCAATACTGAAACAACGGTGGGAAAAGATCTTGGCAGGGATATTTGCTTCTATTCTTGTCTTTACGCTTATCGGTTTCTTTATTATACCGGTTTTCATTAAATCAATGCTGGTGAAGAAGCTTTCTTCAAATATTCAACGCGACGTCCTTGTCCACAGAGTGAGGTTTAATCCTTACCTGCTTTCATTGATAGTAGATAATTTGGTAATAAAGGATAAAGATGGTGAGATATTTGCATCGCTTGATGAGCTTTCTGTCAATTTGCAGTTTTCTTCTGTATTCCAAAAGGTACTCATTATTAAGGGATTTCACATAAGACAGCCTTATATACGGGTCGTTCGAAACGGAGAAACAAGCTTTAACTTTTCTGATTTGATAACAGAGAAAGGCAATAACGCTACTCCAATACGGTTTGCTTTGCATGAAATAAAAGTTATCGATGGAAAAGTTGACTTTTGGGATGAGATGAAAGAAGTAAAACATACACTTGATAACCTTAATGTGATAATTCCTTTTCTATCGAATCTTCCCCGGCACGCTAACAGTGAAGTTATTCTCAATTGTTCTGCACTATTGAATGATACACCCATTTTTCTCACAGGAAAAAGCAGGCCATTTTCAGATCCTCAACAAGCTTTTCTCCAGATAGATATTCAGAAATTGTACATTCCCCAATACTCATCTTATCTTCCTTTCAGTACAAAGGTGAATATCCTTTCTGGATATATGAACGTCAAAACGGCACTTTCGTATTCCCAAAAAAATGGCAGTGTTTCTTCCCGGGAATTAGTGTTTTCTCAGACTTCCGCCTCTCTTGATTCCTTAACACTGAAACACAAGGAGGAAAAAGAGGAATTTGTGGTCATACCAAAATTTTCTGTCAACAACACCAGGGTGGATGTTACAGGTAGAGAAATTACTATTGAAGAGATTTTTACTGAGAATGGTTCTCTCCTTCTGAAGAGATTTACAAACGGGACTTTCAATTTTCAGGATATTATTCCACCTGTCAAACAGTCAGAACAGCCAGAACAGTCAAAACGTCCATGGTTGTTAACTGTTCGTGAATTCCTTGTAAAGGAATTTACAATTCAGGGTGAGGATCTGATGTCATCCAGCCCTGTGCTTGTAACGTTAGATCAGGTTAATCTTCATGGTAGTAGTTTAACCACAAAGAGTGGAGAGAAGGGCCTGGCCTCCCTTTCTTTACGCTGGAATAAAACGGGAATGGTATCTGCGAAAGGGAGTATCGGAATCGATCCAATTATTGCTAAGGGAAAGATATCTGCTGCTAACGTTGATATCTCTCCCCTGCATTCTTATGTTACCGAGGCAGTCAATCTCGCCATCGCCAAAGCTAATGTTCATGCAGACGGAGATATCACCTTTGGCTATAGGGAAGAAAGTAGTCCAACGATGAGTTACCGGGGCGACATTTCTCTATCCGACTTCGTGTCTATTGAAAAATTGTACAAACACACTTTTCTTCAATGGAAAATATTTTCCTTATTGAATGCCCGTATAAAGTATAATCCTACAGAAATATATATAGGCGAGGTGTTCCTTGATGATTTTTCTGTTAACCTGCTCGTTCATTCCGATGGCACACCTGATTTTCATGTGATCTTGGCTCAGGAAACAGAAAAAGAAGAATCGTTGCGCGAGGAGCATGAGAAAGAGATTCCTCATGTTTACAAAGAATTTATTCCACCTGTTACAATCGATACGATCAATCTTCAAAACGGAAAAATCGATTTTATTGACCGATACGTAAACCCGGCTTTTAAGAGCAAACTGGAAGACATTAAAGCAACGATATCCGGGTTTTCGTCGGAAGACATGAAGCCTGCTCATATTTCTCTTACAGGGCGATTAAAAGGCGTTTACCCATTGGAAATTACTGGAAAGATAGATCCTTTCTCTGAAAAGAAATATGCAGATATCAATGTAGTTTTACGTGGTTTTGATTTACCTTTCCTTACCCCATATGTCGGGAGATATATCGGTTATACTATAGAAAAAGGGAAACTATACCTCAATCTGGGATATACGATATCCGGAAATGAGCTTTATGGGGAAAACCGAATTATTCTCGATCGATTTACTTTGGGTGATAAGATTGACAGCCAGGAAGCAATTTCACTACCAATAAAATCTGCTATCAATTTCCTTAAGGATAGAAAAGGTGAAATACGATTAGACTTTCCCGTAAAAGGGAATATAGATGATCCTAAATTTAAACTTGGAAAGGTTATTTTGGATGGCATGGTAAATCTTGTAAAAAAGATCGTTACCTCTCCTTTAGCGCTGTTAGGAAATATATTCGGAAGTGGAAAGAAACTTGCTTTTTTAGAATTTGATTACGGTAGTGACCGGATTGGCAGGGAAGACATCAAAAAGCTTAAAGACCTGATAACAGCGCTGTATGAACGGCCTTTCTTGAGATTAATCAAGATGGAGTGA